The sequence below is a genomic window from Nicotiana tomentosiformis chromosome 6, ASM39032v3, whole genome shotgun sequence.
AAGAGTTTGAAGAGAGAAAAAAGAAGTGAATCATGGCTCAAGCtgtgaaaaaattaaaaattatagaaaaaaaaGGAAGATTCTTTTATCATAGACGGAGATGTTATCATAGAATTTTACAGATTCCTAAGGTTTTCCCTTTCTATGTATAGATTCTTTTACGTGGCAAATATCACTTGAAAATTGAGGATTCAGTCAAAACTCAGAAGTTAGAAGCATGTGATGGATAAAGGATTAACACTTTGATCTTGCAGTTCTTAAAGGTCTTCGCCTTTGAGCAGAATCCTTAGGTTTTTCTATGACCACCAAACAAATCATGGTACAGAGTGTTGGCCTGAGTTGGTCAGCCATATAACTAACCACTTATCCACTTCTACCTAATTCCTATGTAAAATATCAAAACGAATATCAATGTCTATCTGTGAAAACTTGTTTTCTGTAATGGTAGATTTATTAACATATCTTAGTTGAGTACTCTTCGTGTCTTCCACCTCCTTTTTCCTATTAGACCAAGCACACAGTTGTTCTCGATCAAGATTACGAGATCAACGACTTTCTTAGACAGAAAACATTTTTCTCGTCATTTCTCCGAGATTTCCGAGTACCAGAGGAATGGCAAGTCAAAGGAATGAAATGGGAGCAACCTTGGTTGTGTTGGCGATGATCTGGGTAGGAGTAACTGCTCAAGAAAGTGATGACTGCACGAACGTATTGGTCAGCATGTTACCTTGCATGAACTACATCACAGGGAACTCCTCGCCGCAATTCTCAGGTTGCTGCACGCAGCTTAGCACTGTGGTTGATAAGAAACCAGAATGCTTGTGTCAGGTCCTCAATGGGGGTGACTCCAACATTAACCAAACTCAGGCTTCGGCCCTCACTACTGCTTGCAAAGTTCAGACTCCGCCTGCTAGCCGCTGCAATGGTAAGAAGAAGGTTCATTCTAAAATCCCTGCATTTAACTTATTAACACACAAAGCATACAATCCTGACACTGCTCCCTAAGAACAGTTGGTTCACCAATTGGCTCTCTGCTGGACAACCAAATTCCCTATGCACTAGGCTA
It includes:
- the LOC104110410 gene encoding non-specific lipid transfer protein GPI-anchored 5-like; translated protein: MASQRNEMGATLVVLAMIWVGVTAQESDDCTNVLVSMLPCMNYITGNSSPQFSGCCTQLSTVVDKKPECLCQVLNGGDSNINQTQASALTTACKVQTPPASRCNVVLLMAPKEDRKDPAWVYSARVSETNKMAIRCLFCDKISNGGIYRQKVYLIGGDLSVASCPRVPPHVKEELKAYL